Proteins encoded in a region of the Triticum dicoccoides isolate Atlit2015 ecotype Zavitan chromosome 3A, WEW_v2.0, whole genome shotgun sequence genome:
- the LOC119268098 gene encoding probable protein phosphatase 2C 3 isoform X1, whose translation MSSSSAAAEQHRHHAVGGRELVPLAAFIKEESRTERHAVTRSRICAREDGGVGGEVGEAETRRPLLRYGCAAQSKKGEDFFLLRTDCARPFTSSSSSTTSHPPTFAVFAVLDGHNGDAAAIYTRDNLLNHVLSAMPQGLSREEWLHSLPRALVAGFVKTDKEFQTKGQTSGTTATFAIIDGWTITVASVGDSRCILDAQGGAVSLLTVDHRLEENVEERERVTASGGEVGRLSVVGGAEIGPLRCWPGGLCLSRSIGDIDVGEFIVPVPYVKQVKLSNTGGRLIIASDGIWDALSSDAAAKCCRGLPAELAAKQIVKEALKTRGLKDDTTCVVVDIIPPDQTIRPLSPPKKMNKLKSLIFRKKAKDQPNKLTKQLSSVGMVEEIFEEGSAILSERLGNDSGSRRTSSSLFTCAICQADLEPSEGTSVHVGSVFSSSSKPWEGPFLCSDCRDKKDAMEGKRPSGVKVL comes from the exons ATgtcgtcgtcgtcggcggcggcggaacaGCATCGCCACCATGCCGTAGGCGGCCGCGAGCTAGTGCCGCTCGCGGCTTTCATAAAGGAGGAGTCCCGCACCGAGCGGCACGCCGTCACTCGGAGCAGGATCTGCGCGCGTGAGGATGGAGGAGTAGGAGGGGAAGTTGGGGAGGCGGAGACGCGGCGGCCACTGCTACGGTATGGGTGCGCCGCGCAGTCCAAGAAGGGGGAGGACTTCTTCCTGCTCAGGACCGACTGCGCGCGCCCCTTTACTTCCTCGTCCTCTTCCACCACCTCGCATCCCCCCACCTTCGCGGTTTTCGCC GTTCTTGACGGGCATAACGGCGACGCCGCTGCAATATATACAAGGGACAATCTGCTCAACCATGTCCTGAGCGCGATGCCACAGGGTCTTTCGCGGGAGGAGTGGTTGCATTCTCTGCCCCGTGCGCTTGTCGCGGGATTCGTCAAGACCGACAAGGAATTCCAAACCAAAG GCCAAACTTCGGGCACAACTGCCACATTTGCGATAATCGATGGCTGGACTATCACTGTTGCTTCAGTTGGCGATTCTCGCTGTATTTTGGATGCTCAGGGTGGGGCTGTTTCTTTGCTTACAGTTGATCACCGACTAGAAGAAAATGTCGAGGA GAGGGAGCGTGTCACAGCGAGTGGAGGTGAAGTTGGAAGGCTTAGTGTGGTTGGTGGAGCAGAG ATTGGTCCACTGCGATGCTGGCCAGGAGGTTTGTGCCTATCCAGATCCATTGGAGACATAGATGTTGGTGAATTTATCGTACCTGTTCCTTATGTCAAGCAAGTGAAG TTGTCAAATACTGGTGGGAGGCTTATTATTGCTTCAGACGGCATTTGGGATGCATTGTCTTCAGATGCAGCTGCAAAGTGTTGCAGAGGGTTGCCTGCTGAACTCGCTGCCAAGCAAATAGTTAAG GAGGCACTCAAGACAAGGGGCCTAAAAGATGACACGACATGTGTCGTTGTTGACATAATCCCACCTGATCAAACGATACGCCCTCTATCTCCACCGAAAAAGATGAATAAGTTGAAGTCCCTGATTTTTAGGAAAAAAGCAAAGGACCAGCCCAATAAATTGACTAAGCAGCTTTCTTCAGTGGGTATGGTTGAAGAGATATTTGAAGAAGGTTCAGCGATACTATCAGAGAG GTTGGGTAATGACTCAGGTAGTCGGAGAACATCGTCAAGCTTGTTTACATGTGCCATCTGCCAGGCAGATCTTGAACCAAGTGAAGGTACATCAGTTCATGTAGGTTCAGTATTCTCTTCGAGCTCTAAGCCATGGGAAGGCCCTTTCCTTTGTTCTGATTgccgcgacaagaaggatgccatgGAAGGTAAACGACCGAGTGGCGTGAAAGTTCTGTGA
- the LOC119268098 gene encoding probable protein phosphatase 2C 3 isoform X2: protein MSSSSAAAEQHRHHAVGGRELVPLAAFIKEESRTERHAVTRSRICAREDGGVGGEVGEAETRRPLLRYGCAAQSKKGEDFFLLRTDCARPFTSSSSSTTSHPPTFAVFAVLDGHNGDAAAIYTRDNLLNHVLSAMPQGLSREEWLHSLPRALVAGFVKTDKEFQTKGQTSGTTATFAIIDGWTITVASVGDSRCILDAQGGAVSLLTVDHRLEENVEERERVTASGGEVGRLSVVGGAEIGPLRCWPGGLCLSRSIGDIDVGEFIVPVPYVKQVKLSNTGGRLIIASDGIWDALSSDAAAKCCRGLPAELAAKQIVKEALKTRGLKDDTTCVVVDIIPPDQTIRPLSPPKKMNKLKSLIFRKKAKDQPNKLTKQLSSVGMVEEIFEEGSAILSERAGR from the exons ATgtcgtcgtcgtcggcggcggcggaacaGCATCGCCACCATGCCGTAGGCGGCCGCGAGCTAGTGCCGCTCGCGGCTTTCATAAAGGAGGAGTCCCGCACCGAGCGGCACGCCGTCACTCGGAGCAGGATCTGCGCGCGTGAGGATGGAGGAGTAGGAGGGGAAGTTGGGGAGGCGGAGACGCGGCGGCCACTGCTACGGTATGGGTGCGCCGCGCAGTCCAAGAAGGGGGAGGACTTCTTCCTGCTCAGGACCGACTGCGCGCGCCCCTTTACTTCCTCGTCCTCTTCCACCACCTCGCATCCCCCCACCTTCGCGGTTTTCGCC GTTCTTGACGGGCATAACGGCGACGCCGCTGCAATATATACAAGGGACAATCTGCTCAACCATGTCCTGAGCGCGATGCCACAGGGTCTTTCGCGGGAGGAGTGGTTGCATTCTCTGCCCCGTGCGCTTGTCGCGGGATTCGTCAAGACCGACAAGGAATTCCAAACCAAAG GCCAAACTTCGGGCACAACTGCCACATTTGCGATAATCGATGGCTGGACTATCACTGTTGCTTCAGTTGGCGATTCTCGCTGTATTTTGGATGCTCAGGGTGGGGCTGTTTCTTTGCTTACAGTTGATCACCGACTAGAAGAAAATGTCGAGGA GAGGGAGCGTGTCACAGCGAGTGGAGGTGAAGTTGGAAGGCTTAGTGTGGTTGGTGGAGCAGAG ATTGGTCCACTGCGATGCTGGCCAGGAGGTTTGTGCCTATCCAGATCCATTGGAGACATAGATGTTGGTGAATTTATCGTACCTGTTCCTTATGTCAAGCAAGTGAAG TTGTCAAATACTGGTGGGAGGCTTATTATTGCTTCAGACGGCATTTGGGATGCATTGTCTTCAGATGCAGCTGCAAAGTGTTGCAGAGGGTTGCCTGCTGAACTCGCTGCCAAGCAAATAGTTAAG GAGGCACTCAAGACAAGGGGCCTAAAAGATGACACGACATGTGTCGTTGTTGACATAATCCCACCTGATCAAACGATACGCCCTCTATCTCCACCGAAAAAGATGAATAAGTTGAAGTCCCTGATTTTTAGGAAAAAAGCAAAGGACCAGCCCAATAAATTGACTAAGCAGCTTTCTTCAGTGGGTATGGTTGAAGAGATATTTGAAGAAGGTTCAGCGATACTATCAGAGAG